AAGCGCGTACATCCGCGAAAACCCGACCCAACGGTTTGACCACAGCCGGCAGGATGTATATCATCTGCGGCCTTCTTCGGGCGGTTAGCTCAGCGGGAGAGCACTGCCTTCACACGGCAGGGGTCACTGGTTCAATCCCAGTACCGCCCACCAGAAAATCAGAGGGTTACAGAGCAATCTGTAACCCTTTTTTCGTTTTTGGGCATTTTTGGACAAAACGGAAGTTGAGGCGCTATTAGAGGAGATAATTCCTTGAAAGCCCGTGGCAACGGTCCCAGACGCAACAATGACATCTTGTTGCCGGCGTAGGGCGGATAAGCGTCAGCGCATCCGCCGTTTTCAGCCATATTGGTGGATGCGCTTCGCTTATCCACCCTTCCCACAGACAGGCCACGAAGGCCTCTCCCAGGCTGAGAAGGCGCGCAGGTGGTGTTCATTGTATGTGAGGCCCGATCGGGGCGGTCAAAACTCGAGCCGAGCCGGTAGAGATGCCTCATGCATGACGTACTGATCCCTTCCCCCTATCGGCGGTCAATGCCAGAAGAGTCGAGGCGGGAGGTGACACGGTCATCACCTCCCACCAGCTCCGCGGTCAGCTTGCGGGCATGGGCCAGCTGCTCCTTCGCAAGGTGATAGTACCGGGGATGGCTGGCGTCATGGAAAACCTCGGCAACGGCCTCAAAATCGGCAACCGCCTGGAGAGATATCTCGATGTCCCGTGTCCGCTCGGCCAGGCCCCGGCGCGCACTGCCCAGGTTTGCGCAGGTCATGGCCCAGGCGAGGGGTTTGCCCTCGCGGGACAACTCCTGCAGCGCATTTTCGTAGGCGGTGACCGCTTCGCCCAGAAAGCTGGTGTCATTTTCTTGCTCGCCGAGTTTGTGGAGTGCGGCGCCCAGGTTGTTCTGGATCAGGGCCCACTCCGCAGGCCACTGCTCGCGGGTCAACAGCGTCAGCGCGCTGCGGTAGGCGGAGACTGCCTGTTCCAGTGCCCGCGGGTCGCCGTCCTGCTCGCCACGCACCCGTAACGCGGACGCCAGGCTGTTCTCGGTCCTGGCCCAATCGAGCGGCGCCCGTTCCCGGGTCCATTCGGTCAGCGCCTGCTGATAGGCGGCGACGGAGCGCGCCACGATGGCGCTGTCGTGCTTGAGCTGGCCCAGGGTCAACAGGGCCGTGCCCAGATGGTACTGGGTCATTGCCCAGTCCCAGGGGGTTCGTTCCCGATCGCGCGCCTCGATCGCACGCTCGAATTCCGAGACCGCGAGCTCCAGCATGTCGAGGTCCTGTTGGCGCTGGGCAAGGAGGCCGAGTGCATTGGCAAGACCGTGCCGGCTTGCGGCCCACTCCATCGGTGTCTGCTCACGACTGCGTTCACCCAGGGCATTCTCGAACGCCTCCACGGACCGCTCCAACAGACGGATTCCTCGCCCGCGCTGGCCCAGGATACCGAGCGCATTGCCGAGCGCATGTTGTGTGGCCGACCAGTCGGCCGGCCGTTCGGATCGGGGGGCCAGCGGCAGCACGCTGTTCTCGTAGAGTTCGACCGCTTCTTGCAGGGCCTCGTCTTCGCCATATTCCCGGCCCAACTCATCCAGCACCGCGGCCCGCCCATATTCGAACTGCCACTGCATCGCCGCGTCGAGGCCCGGCACCTTCGCCACTTTGGCGTAGAGCTCAGCGGCCTTGCGATGAAGCTGCGCTGCCGCGGCCACTTCTGCCTGCCCGGCGGCGATGGACGCAACCCTTCCGGGTGTTGCGGCACTGTCCTGCAGGCAGTGCGCAAGGGCTTCGCCGAATGCCTGCTCGGCCGCTTCCAGCGAGAACGACGGGCCGGCCTGCAGTGCCTGCCGGGCAAGCGCTACCGCAGCGGCGGTTTCACCGGCCGGGAGCTCTCCTGCCAGATCGCGAAAGGCGTGGGAACGGAGGTTGTCGAGGCGGGAACACGCTTGTCGCAGCACGCCGGGCAGTTGCTGGCGCGTTGCGCCACTGGCCCGGGCGCAAGCAACAAGAGAAGCCAGCTCGGAGGCATCGAGACCCTGCTCTTTCCCAAGGGCGTCGATATCCTCGTGATGCTCTGTCGAGCCGGTGTTTGCACGACCGGGCTCGCTTGACTCGATCGTTGACATGGAAGCTGTATCAATGGGCATCGGTGCCTACCTTTTTTCAAGGCCACGGAGGGCACGGAGAACACGGAGAAAACCAATCCAACCACAGGGGACACGGGAGATTAATGCACTTCTCAGTGCACTCCGTGCCCTCTGTGGTTTTATGACTAGTCCACGATGTGATAGACCGGGGCCTTCTCCATGGTCCACTCACCGGATTCCGGGTCACGCCGCGAAACGGTAAGGACATGCCAGTTATCATCGTCCAGTTGCGGGTGGTCGCCACGGTAGTAGTAACCCGGCCAACGCGTCTCCTGGCGGAACAGCGTGTGATGAACGACACACTCCGAAGCGAGTGCCCGGTGCTTGAGCTCCCAGGCACGCTGCAACTGATGCAGGTCTTCAGCCCCGATGTGTTCCAGGTCTTCTTGCAGGATCCGCAGATGCTCCAGCCCGCGTTTGAGCAGGGGCTCGTTGGTCATGTAGTTGACCGTGATGCCGCCGGCATACTCGTCCATGATTTTCTCGAGGCGCTGCAGACCGTGGATCGGCAGGATATAGCTGGGCGAAACGGTACCGGCGACGATCTCGTTGCGTCCGATCTCGTAGTTCTCGAGTGGTTTGTAGATCTGTTCGCGCAACTCCTCGATCTGCTTTTCGGAGACATTGACCCTGTCGTTGGCGTGGTCCCTGACATATTTGACCGCCGCCTTGGCAGCGAGTCGGCCCTCGGTGAATGAACCCGAGGAGAACGCATGCGCCGTGCCCCCCAGTGCGTCGCCGGCACCGAACAGCCCCTCCACGGTCATCATCCGGTTGTAACCCCAGAAATACTCGTCGGGAGAGATATCCTCCGGTCCGCTGGCCCAGGCCCCGGAACAGGTGGCGTGGGAACCCATCACGTAGGGCTCCGAGGTGGTCAGTTCGGGATTGACGTATTTCGGATCGATATCCTGGGATGCCCACACGACTGCCTGGCCCACGGTCATGCCGAGGAAGTTTTCCCAGCCCACGGTCTCCTTGTGCGGATCCTGGAACGCTTCCTTCGTCACCATGTGGATGGGGCCGCGGCCGGCCGCCACTTCCCGTACGAAGGCGTGATTACGCAGGCACGTGGGAGTCGGGTGGTGATCGATATAGGGACCCACCATCGACTTCAGTTCGTCATACCACTTGGACTCATACTCTTCGCCGTAGGCGTTCTGCGTATAGGTCTTGAGATGCAGGAAGTAGGCACCGACCGGACCGTACCCGTCCTTGAAACGGGCCAGGACGATGCGGTTCTCCATCTGGGTCATCTTGGCGCCGACCTGAATCGGCAGCGCATAGGCCGAGGCACTACTCCAGGGCGCATACCAGGTCCGTCCCATCCCCTCGCCCACCGAGCGCGGCTTGAAGATGTGCGAGGCACCACCGGCGCCGATGATGACCGTCTTGGCCTTGTACACATGCAGATCGCCCGTGCGCACATTAAAGCCGATGGCACCGCCTACCGTGTTCGGCCTGCTCTCATCCATCAACAGGTGCGTCACCATGATGCGGTTGTCGATCTTGTCGGCGGACTTGCGCGCGGCCTCGGCGACGATCGGCTTGTAACTCTCGCCGTGGATCATGATCTGCCACTTGCCCTCACGCTGGTAACGGCCCGTCTCCGGATCGCGCATGATGGGCAGACCCCACTCTTCGAACTGGTGAACCGCGGAATCCACGTGTCGGGCCATGTCATAGGCAAGGTCCTCGCGCACCATGCCCATCAGGTCATTCCGTGCATAACGTACGTGATCCTCGGGCTGATTCTCGCCCCAACGCATGCCCATGTAGCAGTTGATGGCGTACAGGCCCTGGGCCACGGCGCCACTGCGATCGATGTTGGCCTTCTCAGCCACCACGATTTTCAGGTCGCGCCCCCAGTAGCGGGCTTCGTAGGCGGCACCGGTGCCCCCCATGCCGCCGCCGACCACCAAAATATCGCACTCTTCGAAAACCGTATTGAAGCCCATCAGTAATATACCCCCTGCTTGAATTTGGATTTATCAATCGTGGGTAAGCCCCCTTCGACCTTGAGCCCGTCGGGCTCGTGGCAGAGCAGC
This genomic interval from Thiohalomonas denitrificans contains the following:
- the aprA gene encoding adenylyl-sulfate reductase subunit alpha; this translates as MGFNTVFEECDILVVGGGMGGTGAAYEARYWGRDLKIVVAEKANIDRSGAVAQGLYAINCYMGMRWGENQPEDHVRYARNDLMGMVREDLAYDMARHVDSAVHQFEEWGLPIMRDPETGRYQREGKWQIMIHGESYKPIVAEAARKSADKIDNRIMVTHLLMDESRPNTVGGAIGFNVRTGDLHVYKAKTVIIGAGGASHIFKPRSVGEGMGRTWYAPWSSASAYALPIQVGAKMTQMENRIVLARFKDGYGPVGAYFLHLKTYTQNAYGEEYESKWYDELKSMVGPYIDHHPTPTCLRNHAFVREVAAGRGPIHMVTKEAFQDPHKETVGWENFLGMTVGQAVVWASQDIDPKYVNPELTTSEPYVMGSHATCSGAWASGPEDISPDEYFWGYNRMMTVEGLFGAGDALGGTAHAFSSGSFTEGRLAAKAAVKYVRDHANDRVNVSEKQIEELREQIYKPLENYEIGRNEIVAGTVSPSYILPIHGLQRLEKIMDEYAGGITVNYMTNEPLLKRGLEHLRILQEDLEHIGAEDLHQLQRAWELKHRALASECVVHHTLFRQETRWPGYYYRGDHPQLDDDNWHVLTVSRRDPESGEWTMEKAPVYHIVD
- a CDS encoding tetratricopeptide repeat protein; amino-acid sequence: MPIDTASMSTIESSEPGRANTGSTEHHEDIDALGKEQGLDASELASLVACARASGATRQQLPGVLRQACSRLDNLRSHAFRDLAGELPAGETAAAVALARQALQAGPSFSLEAAEQAFGEALAHCLQDSAATPGRVASIAAGQAEVAAAAQLHRKAAELYAKVAKVPGLDAAMQWQFEYGRAAVLDELGREYGEDEALQEAVELYENSVLPLAPRSERPADWSATQHALGNALGILGQRGRGIRLLERSVEAFENALGERSREQTPMEWAASRHGLANALGLLAQRQQDLDMLELAVSEFERAIEARDRERTPWDWAMTQYHLGTALLTLGQLKHDSAIVARSVAAYQQALTEWTRERAPLDWARTENSLASALRVRGEQDGDPRALEQAVSAYRSALTLLTREQWPAEWALIQNNLGAALHKLGEQENDTSFLGEAVTAYENALQELSREGKPLAWAMTCANLGSARRGLAERTRDIEISLQAVADFEAVAEVFHDASHPRYYHLAKEQLAHARKLTAELVGGDDRVTSRLDSSGIDRR